DNA sequence from the Pseudomonadota bacterium genome:
CATACGCCATCCCCGGGGAGCGCGGCTCCGGCATCGTCGCGATAAACGGCGCGGCGGCCCACCTCGTGACCACGGGCGACAGGGTGATCGTGGGCAGCTTCGCCCGTTACGACGAGTCGGAGCTCACGGGCTTCACGGCGCGCAAGGTCTTCGTGGACGGGAAAAACCGCATCAGCAGGATAGTCTTCTCGGGCGCGGGCGAGCAGCCGGCGTCGCCGGCCGACGCCGGCAGCGGCGCGGAGATGTGTTAGGGACGGGGCCCGATGGAGATCCTCATAGACGACATACCCGATGAGGGGCTCGATATCTCGGCCACGGCGAACGACCCCTGGCTCGCACAGGCGTTGAAGGAGTCCCTGGGGGATGCGTGCGACGCCGGGTGCGGCGCGAGGCTCAAGCTGCACATAAGCAGGGTCGACGGCAACGTGAACGTGGACGGGGAGATCGACACCGTCTCGCATCCTTCCTGCGACCGCTGCCTGGCGCAGTACGACGACGCACGCAGCGTCCACATACACGAGGTGCTCGCCCCGCTCTACGAGAGCGAGAGGCAGCGCAGGCTCGAGAAGGAGATGGAGGTCGAGCTGGTCGCCGAGGACATGGAGTTCTCATTTTACGAGGGCGACAGGTTCGATCTGGGCGAGGTGGTGAGGGAGCAGCTGGCGCTCG
Encoded proteins:
- a CDS encoding DUF177 domain-containing protein, which produces MEILIDDIPDEGLDISATANDPWLAQALKESLGDACDAGCGARLKLHISRVDGNVNVDGEIDTVSHPSCDRCLAQYDDARSVHIHEVLAPLYESERQRRLEKEMEVELVAEDMEFSFYEGDRFDLGEVVREQLALAQPMRHLCSEDCRGLCQRCGKNLNDGPCGCPPEGHKGSFEALKGLRVEGKKVEAKVKVK
- a CDS encoding aspartate 1-decarboxylase, with amino-acid sequence MQRQMLKSKIHRASVTDANVDYEGSITLDLDLMEAADLVEYEQVEVWDITNGARLTTYAIPGERGSGIVAINGAAAHLVTTGDRVIVGSFARYDESELTGFTARKVFVDGKNRISRIVFSGAGEQPASPADAGSGAEMC